ggctcttctagagcttatttcctcctcattatgatcattttgatcattagctcctactatttttcaaggattgttacctttggaaccgattggtctaccacgcttcatgcgtacagtaaactctatccttcagggactttaattttaataggagcatttgcagctgaaatatgatatttaattttggatcagcaaatgcttctggcattcgacttgaattatcttctaagtgaggatcatgataattcgattcatatagcatatttttcaactgtttattccatcccccaaatgttagaaaaactaacatatatccccaatcatctttgggaaacatatctttgtgtattatggtagagaaattaatcatataccacgcaacaaaagatagtaaaaatatttggtttctgatcctaaaccaattgtgaagggaggacttatcatatattgttgatctgatgcatacaagtgctgctatatgcaatttagaaaatcttagaccaacacatgaagctttgttctcataagcaatggtttagccattaataggaggtattcaatgctaaaccagcttggatataaaccagcattatcaagatgaactgtcttgatttcataatctgaaaattatgctcttaatcgagaaaagcaattccaaatgccaaactgcaggttgacaataattacacatgtaaccatctcatatatgcacctataagtggttcacatgataggtgaacgggcccatattcaccttttatatatttcagaatcaggggtcttagtcccaactttagctggtataatcaattcattatgagaacaagcaacacatgagaattcctgaagaatcttctagttctttagtatatgcttatctgaattctcaaatagctcatttaaaaatggcaaatgaaaacttcaagtttatcatgtcatgtgctatctcttagtaaacttctggtttactatggcataaacttttgctttagtaaacttctggtttactgtgatacatgatatagtacaaattaaagaataaggcgggtaacttctcacatacatattattttaccccctatgattgtggaaacatgaagattatcaatcttccaatcatttgtagtctcaatatgatagccatttgtattagtaaacttcaggtttactacaacatatgttttgaccataatcatataatatgaatgacatatttgtatataagctcttcgagagccttcatttattatccacaatctaatatttatctggcactactggtgtcatgtattctttaggcaaacatttagctcttcaggagttgttgatacattttgtactatcaaatattgctcagacactgctggtgtcatgagagaaaatcacaatcaaataaacaatgtaaaacaattgtttaagcacacgaaaactcctcttcataatatttttccacttcaggaggcaatttcaattgtgttacttcttcaggagcaaatttaaaatacgaaatattgagtatatattctctcaattatattaactcttctggaggtgaattgtaatgtattcacatcaagagcgcgttcatatttacccgacttattagtattgtcacattcacttcagggaatggattaatattatcaaaagttctcatccttcaggaaatcgaacataattatctgaatgcgcattaatcacatcaaattgtgatgcctcaacctcttttaaaatatttactacttcaggagcaaatcgaggcgtgcatttaatatagagaatatttatgtagcttatcttcaattgtaaccatagaaagcctaaattatcacttctggtgatcataggcatataccacttctggtagttaacaaaatataattacaatgagatatacgaaatataaccacttcttgtggttgtatatttcttgcaaactctgctagagtttaagttgatctaataatgttatccatattcttcaaaatgacataaacaagatatattatagtaaacatcattatcaaatcataatttttctttatgtacaacaattacataaccatactatctattacaaataacaaaaattaaaatatttacatttctacagattcaccaccgattacatgacttgtttctccttctgggagtgcaaggtaatcagttacatccaaatgcatgaagtctaaattatcttcagaaataaaatttgcttcaacatttttctctgtcttctttagggaggcttgataaagctcaaccaggtgctttggcgtacgacaggtacaTGACTAGTAccctttttctccacatctatagcatgcattttctgcatttagtgcttgcaccgcttcatgcttttgttccttccttttccactgctggtggtgaggagtgttctttggtgcattattattaccatgattagagtttctttcccgaccacgaccatgaccacgactggggccacgaccttttccacgtttagcctggtggaagttcgtctcattcacttcaatgaatggacaagaaccagtaggtcggcattcatgatttttcattaatagcccattatgttgctctgctataagaagatgtgagataagttcagaatactttttaaatcccatctctcgatattgctgctgcaggagcatattcgaggcatgaaaagtggtgaaagttttctccaacatatcatgatcagtaatattatcaccacataacttcaattgggaaataattctgaacatagcagaattatactcactgatagatttaaaatcttgtagccttagatgagtccaatcatatcgtgcctgtggaagaacgaccatcttcatgtggtcatatctatctttcaaattattccacagtatgactggatctttaacagtaagatatttcattttcaggccctcatcaaggtgatagcgtaggaatatcattgctttggcacggtcttggtttgatgcctgatttttgtctttgatggtgtctgtcAGACctatcgcatcaagatgaatttcagcatcaagcacccaagacatgtagcttttgcctgatatatccagggctacaaattcaagtttagaaagatttgatattatttaagaaaagaaaattcttacctcaaatactttcaaaatatttgctcgagatggcagagtctcgtgcttcgaattcaaactgatgtacataatgaattgaaatctcttctatttatagaagaaaggaagttgctgtgtaagctgctactataccagatatggataatcttctactgagagcaatgtttatccataacggagtactgaaaggataaacttattatacccgatatggataatcttctaccgggggtaatgtttatccataactgggtactgaaaggataaacttattatacccgatatggataatcttctaccagggtaatgtttatccataactgggtactgaaagaaTAAGCTTATTCAGGAAGTTTATTTAcaacagagtactaaatgaacatccataatataatatatttataacaatagGTTATTTGTGTAAACATCGCGAAAGAGGAAAAAACATCTCCTTTATAAAAAATGAAGCGATGAGGGATTGAAGAAACCACCTTCTACCGAGGGTTTTACAGGGTTTAACAGAACCAAATACTCTTAAGCATCATACTAGGTTTTTTCCCTGAACACCACCATGAGAAGAGTTTCATCTTTAGCTGCTCCACATCTCGAGGAGTACACCAGAACTTCTTTCTCTCTCATTTCCAAAGACTTCATCTCCCGCCTTTCTTCCCTCCCCTGCACCACCAGCATCAACACAAATGAACCATTATCCCCTCAACCATCAAATACCCATCTCAAATCTTGCAAAAAGACTCAAGCTTTACTCTTCTCCAATGTCAAAACTCAAACTTTCAACACACTTGCGGATCAAAATCCACCTCAATTATCCTCAAGACAGAGAAAGATTAGAGAAAAATCACAACTTGAAGAGGCTTTTGAGTCAGCAAAGACAATTCAAGAAATGCTTCAGGTTTTTCAAGAAATGGAGACAAACTTTGATGAGAGGGAACTTAGTTTGGCATGTTTGAGAATAGGTCTCAAACTTGACCAAGAAGGTGAGGATCTTGAAAAGGCTCTATCTTTTGCCAATAGAGCTTTGAAAGTATTGGATACTAATGATAAATTGTCTTTGCCTCTTGCTATGACCTTACAATTGTTGGGTTCTGCTTGTTATAGTTTGAAAAGATTTAATGACAGTTTGGGATATCTTAATAGGGCTAATAGGGTTCTGGGTCAATTAGAAAAGGATGGTTCTTGTAGTGCTGAGGATATTAGGCCTATTCTTCATGCTGTTCAGCTTGAGTTGTGTAATACGAAAACGGCTATGGGAAGGAGAGAGGAGGCCCTTGCTAATCTTAGGAAGTCCTTAGAGTTGAAAGAGATGACTCTGGAAAGTGATAGTAAAGAACTTGGAAATGCTAATAGGGATGTAGCCGAAGCATATgtcgcaattttgcattttaagGAGGCTCTACCATTTTGTTTGAAGGCCTTGGACATACACAAGGCAAAATTAGGGCTTAATTCTGTTGAGGTTGCACATGATAGGAGGCTTCTAGGAGTTATTTATACTGGATTAGAAGAACATGAGAAGGCATTGGAACAAAATCAATTATCACAAAGAGTTTTGAAAAACTGGGGTCTTGATACTGATTTGCTTCGTGCTGAGATTGATGCAGCCAATATGCAGATAGCCTTGGGGAGATATGATGAGGCCATTAATACTTTGAAGGCTGTTGTTCAGCAAACTGGAAAAGAGAGCGAGGATAGAGCTATGGTCTTTATCTCAATGGCAAAGGCATTGTGCAATCAAGAAAAGTACATGGATGCGGAGAAGTGCCTTGAAATTGCATGTGGAATCcttggaaagaaagaaaaagtttCCCCTGTTGAAGTTTCTGAGGCATACATGGAAATTTCTATGCTGTATGAGACAATGGACAAGTTCGAAGCTGCTATATCACTATTAAAGAGAACACTGGCAATGCTTGAAAAACTGCCTCAGGAACAGCATTCAGTTGGAAGTGTTTCAGCGCGAGTTGGCTGGTTACTGCTCTTAACTGGTGGGGTGCAGAATGCTATTCCTTTCTTGGAGGATGCCGCTGAGAGGCTGAAAGAAAGCTTTGGATCAAAACATTACGCAGTTGGTTATGTTTACAATAATCTGGGTGCAGCATATTTGGAATTGGATAGGCCACAATCTGCTGCACAGGTTTTTGCGTATGCCAAGGATATCATGGATGTTTCTCTTGGTCCTCATCATACAGATTCAATTGAAGCATGCCAAAACCTTTCAAAAGCATATGCTGCCATGGGGAGGTAGGACATTCAatcttttctttaaattttattGGCATTTGTTAGTGTGCAGTTTTCTCTTTGAATGACAGTACCTTTACCAAATATACAATC
This genomic stretch from Nicotiana sylvestris chromosome 9, ASM39365v2, whole genome shotgun sequence harbors:
- the LOC104238333 gene encoding protein KINESIN LIGHT CHAIN-RELATED 2 yields the protein MRRVSSLAAPHLEEYTRTSFSLISKDFISRLSSLPCTTSINTNEPLSPQPSNTHLKSCKKTQALLFSNVKTQTFNTLADQNPPQLSSRQRKIREKSQLEEAFESAKTIQEMLQVFQEMETNFDERELSLACLRIGLKLDQEGEDLEKALSFANRALKVLDTNDKLSLPLAMTLQLLGSACYSLKRFNDSLGYLNRANRVLGQLEKDGSCSAEDIRPILHAVQLELCNTKTAMGRREEALANLRKSLELKEMTLESDSKELGNANRDVAEAYVAILHFKEALPFCLKALDIHKAKLGLNSVEVAHDRRLLGVIYTGLEEHEKALEQNQLSQRVLKNWGLDTDLLRAEIDAANMQIALGRYDEAINTLKAVVQQTGKESEDRAMVFISMAKALCNQEKYMDAEKCLEIACGILGKKEKVSPVEVSEAYMEISMLYETMDKFEAAISLLKRTLAMLEKLPQEQHSVGSVSARVGWLLLLTGGVQNAIPFLEDAAERLKESFGSKHYAVGYVYNNLGAAYLELDRPQSAAQVFAYAKDIMDVSLGPHHTDSIEACQNLSKAYAAMGSYHLAINFQEKAIEAWEGHGPSAVDELKEAHRLLEQLKKKASGISDGSVMKALPLANSSEAGFSSNSQVGIPVIERQRSAT